A stretch of Camelina sativa cultivar DH55 chromosome 18, Cs, whole genome shotgun sequence DNA encodes these proteins:
- the LOC104761284 gene encoding uncharacterized protein LOC104761284: protein MPPMKAVLQLSIHEERIRKKAFVTVSRYPGVASISLDDKTGKMTIVGEVDVSAIVMKLRKLCNTEIVSVEVVKPPEKKAEPEKKPEAKPAEKPEVVAWPIPMNYHQYQYNPAYANSYYQPQGNSRFVGDEPGCVIM, encoded by the exons ATGCCTCCGATG AAAGCTGTGTTGCAATTGAGTATTCACGAGGAAAGAATCAGGAAGAAGGCGTTTGTCACCGTTTCTAGATATCcag gTGTTGCTTCGATATCATTGGATGACAAAACCGGGAAAATGACGATTGTTGGTGAAGTTGATGTATCGGCTATTGTGATGAAGCTAAGGAAGCTATGTAACACTGAGATTGTTTCGGTTGAAGTTGTTAAACCACCAGAGAAAAAGGCTGAACCGGAGAAAAAGCCTGAAGCTAAACCGGCTGAGAAACCTGAAGTTGTTGCCTGGCCGATTCCGATGAACTACCACCAGTACCAATACAATCCTGCCTACGCAAATTCTTACTATCAGCCACAGGGGAATTCTAGATTTGTAGGAGACGAGCCAGGTTGTGTGATTATGTGA
- the LOC104761283 gene encoding uncharacterized protein LOC104761283 translates to MQVVVLKLDFHCERMKQKAMATVCRLSGVKSVGVKDDKLTVTGDIDTYIIVKKLKKVCYTEIISVGPVKEPEKKPDPKKPSEPPEVVYWYPPQVPPYYQHFNGCVYEDPNTCVIS, encoded by the exons ATGCAG GTTGTTGTACTAAAATTGGATTTTCATTGtgaaagaatgaaacaaaaagcTATGGCAACTGTCTGTCGTCTCTCCG GTGTTAAATCGGTGGGCGTGAAAGACGATAAACTAACGGTGACCGGAGATATTGATACCTACATAATtgtgaagaaattgaagaaagtATGTTATACCGAGATTATCTCGGTTGGACCGGTTAAAGAACCAGAAAAGAAGCCTGATCCGAAGAAGCCATCTGAACCGCCAGAAGTGGTTTATTGGTATCCACCTCAAGTTCCACCGTATTACCAACATTTCAACGGATGTGTCTACGAAGATCCCAATACTTGCGTCAtttcttga